GGTTTCATCCCCTCGGGTTGGACAGTTTCGTCTCAGGGTAGGCCAGGACCATTCTCGGTCATCTCCACTCCGCATTCGGTAGGGCGCTCTGTGGTCCGCGCACAAACGCGATCCAGGGGCACCCTCAGCTCCCGCatcccccctcccttcttccccctgccactttccccctctctccccacccctttctgTCTCTGCGCCCTCCCCTCCCATCTGTAGAACCTCCGGAACCCGAAGCTGGAGAAAGCAGAGATACTGGAGTTCGCCGTGGGCTACTTGAGGGAGCGAAGCCGGGTGGAGCCCCCGGGTACAGCGCGGGGGTGGGGcagcggagggagggaggggggaattcACTGGGGCCCGGGCCGGGGTAGATGGGGCGGACCCTGTGGTGGACGGTGGGCTTGGGGAGCGGCATGCTCCGCTCCGAGGCGAGGTTAATAATAACACCCGCgcgtgtctgtctctgtgtctccctcattttctccctctgtcGGTCCATCTGGCTTCCTGTCTCTGTGCGCCTGTCCGGCCTCGGTTATCTCTgtgccccggcccctccctcccccccttctgggacccctgccctgccctgccctgcccgcccTTCCTCCCGCCGGCCGTACCCGCTGCCGCGGTTTCAGGTGTTCCCCGGTCCCCAGCCCAGGACGCCGAGGCGCTCGCCAGCTGCTACTTGTCCGGCTTCCGCGAGTGCCTGCTTCGCCTGGCGGCCTTCGCGCACGACGCCAGCCCGGCCGCCCGAGCCCAGCTCTTCTCCGCGCTGCAAGGTTACCTGCGCCCCAAGCCGCCCCGGCCGGAACCGGTAGACCCGAGGCCCCAAGCGCCGCGCCCACCGCTGGACCCCGCCGCCCCAGCGCCTGGCCCCGCGCTACACCAGCGCCCCCCAGTGCACAAGGGCCTCCCTAGCCCGCGCTGCGCATGGTCCCCGTCCCCCTGCTCCCCGCGAGCCGGGGATTCCGGCGCGCCGGCCCCCCTCACCGgactgctgccgccgccgccgccgcctcacAGACAAGACGGGGCGCCCAaggccccgccgcccccgccgcccgctTTCTGGAGACCTTGGCCCTGAgctttgggggggtgggggtggggacgggggcTGGGGGGTTGGGGTAGAGACTCCACCCCGAGCGCAGCAGAGGGACCCGGGCGTTGGGGTGAGGAGGTGTTGGGGAGGGCGGCGGGGCGCGCGGGCGCAGCGCGCGGGTGAGATGTGGTCTATATTAgagtatctatataaatatatatttccctggttcctgtcccttctccctgccccctttGCGTCTAGGATTGTACCCTCTCTGCCCCCGGCCCAGCCCCCGTCCCTTCCCCAGTCCCTAGTGCATGGAATAAAGTGGTTATTAAATCCCCGTGTGTCCCCGAGCCAGGGGCCTGCCTTTATCTCGGCGTCCACGCCCACTTTCCCTCCCCTTCTGTCTCCCGCCCCCCCAGTCCTGCTCTCCTTGGCCCAAGACCCGGGGCAGACAGGTAAGTAATGAAGAGAGCAGAGCGGAGGCTGAGGTTGGAACTGAAACCAGATGGAAAACAGTGAGATAGGATGGGGGAGAAGGGATGGGAGCCTTTAAGAAAAAGCAGgataaagaggaaagggaaaaaaaataaaataaaatcgaCTCTGGTGGGATTCGAACCCACAACCTTTGAATCGCTCTTTCGTCACTAGAAGTCCAATGCGCTATCCATTGCGCCACAGAGCCACCTGGCGGGCGGCGGCGTCTGACGGCTTACGGGTACTAGAATGGgaaaggggcggggggagggggagggttgtGAGGGAGTTGGGCGGGGCGTGTGACAGAAGCGCGTGGTTTGGACCTCAGAGGCTTGCCTGGAAGAGGTAGCGTGCACAAAGCACGTGAGCCGGGTGCGAGTGCGGGAGCATAGGGGTGGAAGAAACTGGGAGAGAGCGCAACTGAATATGAGCGAGCGAGCGAGTACAGAGCTCCCGCCGCCCGCTTGGGGGATGCTTCCAGTCCAGGCGCATCCCACTCCCAGATGTGGCCCCACCCATAAGAATAAACTTGTTTTGTTGGAAATTTTCTGTGTGTGTCCGTTTCTTCTGGTCTCTCTGCTTTCCCATCTGCTACTCAGCTGTGCGAAGGAATCTCGATAGTTCCCAAAGAAGACCAGCCAATTTAGCAGAACTATTTGTAGCTCCACTCCTCCTTTCTAGTCTCTTAGGAAGACTGCGGGGAAATGTTTCCCCCACGCAGGTAGCGTGGCCGAGCGGTCTAAGGCGCTGGATTTAGGCTCCAGTCTCTTCGGAGGCGTGGGTTCGAATCCCACCGCTGCCAGACCAGAAGTTTTTCTCGAGGCTTCAGCACTCTTTAATTCATAAAGGCAATTACTTACTTTTATGAGAACTCCTGGTAGCGGTCTCACCAACGTGTATTCCAGACAGAACTTGGGTGTCTGCATCCCAGCCCCAAACCAATACATAATGGAAAACTGCCAAAGAAACCTCGGACCTTCATAATCGATCTCCACTTTAACATGTCGTCAAATAACATTCCTATCAAAATTAGTGCAACTTACTGTATATTTAAGTGACTTACTGTATGTTCTCCTGACGGTGTGCTACAGGCTCGAATTATCCAGCCTGAAAAGCTCAGAAGGTAAGATCctagtttaattttctttccagatCGTTTCAGAACATAAGAGAATATCATACATGAAGCTAATGAATAATATAATAGAACACATTGGTAttgagtgaaaacaaaaacataaaggtTCCACCGAGATTTGAACTCGGATCGCTGGATTCAGAGTCCAGAGTGCTAACCATTACACCATGGAACCCACTCCCTAGGTCTGGCTTCTGACAGTATATATATTACTGAACTTCCTATTCTGTGCCTTTCCATACTTCGCCGTtcacagaagacaaaaaaaaagagttgtcgGATTAGGGTGGATACCGCTATCGAGCACCTGAAATATGAATTtagatgtgctgtaagtataaaatacacactataATTAGACGACAGtacaaaaaatgtttcaaatttcattaataatttaaaaatattgattacatgATAAAATAAGATTTAGGATATAATGGGTtaagtaaaatgttattaaaattaatttcaaaaaaatttcacctatttctttgtACTCTTTTTAATGTGTGGCTCCTAGAAAATTTGAATTCGCATGTATGGCTCGCATATGCACTGCTCTAAAatctctctgctctccctccaCTGTCATTCGTTCTGCCTTCTGAATAAAACCCTGACGCACTTAATACCATTTCCTCTTCACACCAGGCAGCAATATTTGCGTTACTCTTTTCCTCTGTTATGTTCGAAGGAATTATTTACTGTACTCAAAAGTATTCTAAAGATTGTCATGTACCGgtggcggaaaaaaaaaaaataaaaaaagcaagcGCCCGAACAGGGACTTGAACCCTGGACCCTCAGATTAAAAGTCTGATGCTCTACCGACTGAGCTATCCGGGCTCTGCTAACCAACTGCTTCtatttcctataagagttttacaTTTACGAAACCGCTGAGGGAAAGCAGTACTGCGTGCATGGGCGCAGGAGACTACAGAATGCACCTCGAGGAAGCCGGTGAAGCTAATGGCAGATGATTGCGCTTTATAGGACCCCCTCCGTACAGCGGCCGCACCTGTTAGGACGCTGGGGGCTGAAGCGCCGCGGAGGCTAGGTGAGTGCGGTGTCGGTATCGGCAGCACGGGGGCGCTGCCGGCCGCGGGCTTCCGTCGAGGAGAGGTTTCTTCCCAGTCCGGATGACCGAGATCCCAGGCACCCCACGCACCTGGGCTCTCCCGCCTACCGCCC
This region of Physeter macrocephalus isolate SW-GA chromosome 14, ASM283717v5, whole genome shotgun sequence genomic DNA includes:
- the HES7 gene encoding transcription factor HES-7 isoform X2, whose protein sequence is MLKPLVEKRRRDRINRSLEELRLLLLERTRDQNLRNPKLEKAEILEFAVGYLRERSRVEPPGVPRSPAQDAEALASCYLSGFRECLLRLAAFAHDASPAARAQLFSALQGYLRPKPPRPEPVDPRPQAPRPPLDPAAPAPGPALHQRPPVHKGLPSPRCAWSPSPCSPRAGDSGAPAPLTGLLPPPPPPHRQDGAPKAPPPPPPAFWRPWP
- the HES7 gene encoding transcription factor HES-7 isoform X1, which codes for MVTRDRAENRDGPKMLKPLVEKRRRDRINRSLEELRLLLLERTRDQNLRNPKLEKAEILEFAVGYLRERSRVEPPGVPRSPAQDAEALASCYLSGFRECLLRLAAFAHDASPAARAQLFSALQGYLRPKPPRPEPVDPRPQAPRPPLDPAAPAPGPALHQRPPVHKGLPSPRCAWSPSPCSPRAGDSGAPAPLTGLLPPPPPPHRQDGAPKAPPPPPPAFWRPWP